A window of the Desulforapulum autotrophicum HRM2 genome harbors these coding sequences:
- a CDS encoding NADH:flavin oxidoreductase yields MFAFETTTINTMTLANRFVRSATWEGMAADDGSVTPRLVKTMEDLALGGVGLIITGHANVVVQGQAGPWQLGIYSDDHIDGLKTMTDAVHRAGGKIVVQLAHAGNFAAEKLSNMAPCVPSVYEGLGKTPRHELTLGDISDLVQAFADGALRARKSGFDGVQLHSAHGYLLSQFLSPEFNRRTDAYGGTIENRSRIHMEILKAIRRAVGDDFPVLIKINCQDFQENGLALEDTVWVCKQLADNGMDAIELSGGMLTGGKLSPSRVGINSPDKEAYFRQEAAAVKGAINIPLILVGGIRSLEVAQELVATKRADYLSMCRPLIREPGLVNRWKSGDIRPATCLSDNLCFRPAMAGKGVHCVVDERERKKG; encoded by the coding sequence ATGTTTGCTTTTGAAACAACCACCATCAATACAATGACCCTGGCCAACCGTTTTGTCCGGTCGGCCACCTGGGAGGGCATGGCAGCAGACGACGGATCTGTTACGCCCCGGCTGGTTAAAACCATGGAAGACCTTGCCCTGGGGGGTGTGGGCCTCATCATTACGGGCCACGCCAATGTGGTTGTCCAGGGCCAGGCCGGACCCTGGCAGCTGGGCATTTATTCCGACGATCACATCGACGGGCTCAAAACCATGACCGACGCCGTGCACAGGGCAGGGGGCAAGATCGTTGTCCAGCTTGCCCATGCCGGTAATTTTGCCGCAGAAAAATTGTCCAACATGGCTCCCTGTGTGCCGTCCGTGTACGAGGGCCTTGGAAAAACGCCCCGCCATGAACTGACCCTGGGCGATATCAGTGACCTTGTGCAGGCCTTTGCCGATGGTGCTTTAAGGGCCAGAAAATCAGGGTTTGACGGGGTTCAGCTTCATTCGGCCCATGGCTACCTGTTAAGTCAATTTCTTTCCCCTGAATTTAACCGCCGCACCGATGCATACGGTGGCACCATTGAAAATCGGTCCAGGATTCACATGGAGATCCTGAAGGCGATCCGCAGGGCCGTGGGTGATGATTTTCCCGTGCTGATCAAGATTAACTGCCAGGATTTCCAGGAAAATGGACTGGCCCTTGAGGATACCGTCTGGGTGTGCAAACAGCTTGCCGACAACGGCATGGACGCCATTGAGCTCAGCGGTGGAATGCTCACCGGCGGAAAACTTTCCCCCAGCCGGGTGGGTATCAATTCACCTGACAAGGAGGCCTATTTCAGGCAAGAGGCCGCAGCCGTCAAGGGTGCCATCAACATTCCCCTGATCCTGGTGGGGGGGATTCGATCCCTTGAAGTTGCCCAGGAACTTGTGGCGACGAAAAGAGCAGACTATCTTTCCATGTGCCGGCCGTTGATCCGGGAACCTGGCCTTGTCAACCGGTGGAAATCCGGTGACA